DNA from Homo sapiens chromosome 1, GRCh38.p14 Primary Assembly:
TCAGATTTCTCCCAAGTCCCTCATTGCTGGGCCTGGAGGCTCGCTTTGGCTCCTGTGGTCTCTGGAGGATGCAGGCATGAAGCCTGACCTGACTTGTACTGACCCTGTCCCAGGCCTTTTGTGTCTCGCCTACCTGGCTACTCCTCGTGGCCCTACCTATCCAACAGACTGTGTGCAGGTGGGCAAGGCCAGGCTGTCTTCCAGGAGTCAGTCCCAACACTCATCAGCAAAAAGGGGTCCGTGTCTAGGTGTCTGGGACTGGTTTAAGTAAGAAGAGAGTGCCAagacccctctctctcttccaggGAGTGAACTGATTTCTGACTTGAGTTGTTTAAATTGGGAAGAGGCCTCATCAGCAATCAGAGAGGTCTAGATCTCTGGAATCTGGCCACGGAGTGATTTTCCCATCAGCCTCTGTCTCGGTGACTGAGGATCTCGGGGCTTCTTCTTTTGCCTCTGACCCAAGGCCCCTCACACACTTCTTCCAGTGAGCCAGGCAGTGATGGGCAGAGGAGCGGATCTCTCCACTCCGTAGAGCATAGATGACAGGGTTGACCATGGAGTTGATGAGGCACAGCATGGAGCAGAAAGCAAAGGCCTTCTTGACCTGGTCACTGAGCGTAGTGGCCAGGCTGTGGGCCATGAGGGCCAGCACTGGGAACCAACAGATGAGGAGCACAGCCAACACTAGCCCTAGGGTCTTGGCCAACCTCACATCCAGCCTCATTCGGGCCATTCCTGGCACCTGCCTGTCCTGGTGGCCAGACAAGCTGGCCACATGCTGATGGGCCTTCCAGAGAACATGCCCATAGGTGTAGATGATTCCGGAAAAGAGGAAGGCGATGAACAGGAGCCAGCTCAGCAGGTAGTCATTGGGGATCAGTGGGAAAAGCTCAGAGCAGGGCCTGGGACAGCAAGTCCATCCCATGAGGGGCAGGTAGGAGACTAGTGCTGAGAGGACCCACATGATGCCCAGGGTCACCAGTGCCCTTCCACGGGTGAGCAGAGCTTTGTAGGAAGGTGGATAGCGCAGGCAGAGGTATCGGTCAATGGCGGTCAGCAGGAGGCTACCCACAGAGGCTGTGAAGGTCATAGTCACGCTGCCAATCTTCAGCAGGAAGACAGCCTTGGAATCCACACCATGGAAAACATGGAAATTCACAAAGCTGCATGCAAAGACCACACTGGCCAGGAAGTCAGCCCCAGCCAAGCTGCCAATGAACAGGTATGAGGGCTTCCGGCGGAGTTGGTGGGAGGACAGGATCAGATAGAGCACAGCCACGTTCTCCAGGGCACTTAGCAGGCCCAGAAGAGTGCACAACACAGCAACAGCTGTCTTCTGGGGACCACTCAGGATCATGTAATCCTTCATAGGGTTGGAATCCAAGCCATCCTTGGAGCCATTGgctatctctgtcacccagcattCCTCCATGGGGTGGGCCCTTCAGATTCCACTGAGCTTGTCTAGAAGGCTTTGCTGCAGTACaatgagaagaagaaaataatctttttcagTAAGCACAAGAATGACCTCACCTGATAACTGACTGTAGCCAAAACTGCTACCTGTATGGATGGATTCTATGTGGGAAAAtcagtttctgttttgtttgcctGTATTTTGCCCTTTCTCCATCCAAGCAGGAAGCCAGATCTGTCCTGGCTGCCTCAGGGGAGGTACGTGGGAATGCAACAAGCAGAAGTGACTTGTGAGATTTTTGGCCTTCCATTTTCCAAAAGACTAATCCTAAGACTTCCTTTTGAAGCAAGGGAAATCCCAAAAGGTCAAAACCAAGAGGAAatcaaaaccaagaagaaatggaaTCTAGAGTGATAaggttgagggtttttttgtttgttttacattttgttttgttaatttgcCAATTTCGGCAAGTAAAGTACTGAAGTTTTAACAACTATTTGGGGATGGGATTTATGAATTTGGCTTAACATCAAGTGATGGGAAGAGAAAGTACAGAagattaaacaatttattttattttaatttttatttatttatttatttatttatttttgagacaaagtcttgctctgttgcccaggctggagtgcagtggtgtgatctcggctcactgtaacctctgcctcccaggcacaagagattctcctgcctcagcctcccaagtagctgggactacaggcacccaccacacctggctaatttttgtacttttagtagagaccgggtttcaccatgttggccagctggtctcgaactcctgatctgaggtgatccacccacctcagcctcctaaagtgctggaattacaggcatgagccactgcgcctggccaaaacattTTATACTAGATAAAATATAGGagtccagttaaatttgaatgttggctgggcacggtggttcacgcctgtaatcccaacacttggggaggctaaggaaggcggatcatgaggtcaggagatcgagaacatcctggttaacatggtgaaaccccgtctctactaaaaatacaaaaaattagctgggcgtgatggcacgtgcctgtagtcccagctacttgggatgctgaggcaggagaattgcttgaacccaggaggcagaggttgcagtgagccgagactgtgccattgcactccagcctgggcgacagagcaagactctgtctcaaaaaaaaaaaaaaaaaaaagatgaatgtcAATAAGAAGTAACTTTTTAGTATATGTcacaaatattgaagaaaaaaccCTCAGGAACCTAGATATTGTACGGTTTATTATTAGACATTATTAGAAAGCAAACTAAACATTTATTTGGAGCGATTCACTTTCTAAACAGGTTGTATAGGAATACCACATATAAAGGCCCGTGAAATTTGAGTTCACAATGCAAAATGCATAAGGAAACATGAGCAAGAGTCAGCAGAAACGTCAGACAGTAGAATTCCACTTTCAATAACTTCATATAATTCTTGGgtataccttaaaaaaaaagtctgatataaaaacaataaagaattaaaaacatgagTACAGAATGAGAGATTGTTTCTGGGTAGATCTGAAAAAGATTCAAGTAGAATTTCTGgaagtcaaaaataaaatcattgaaaAAAGAGATCCTTAAGGGATGAGTTAAAGAGCAAAACAGAACAACTGAAAAGCATTGATCTAGAACGTAGATctggtggccgggcacggtggctcacgcctgtaatcccagcactttgggaggtcaaggtgggtggatcatgaggtcaggagattgagaccatcctggctaacacggtgaaacctcgtctctactaaaaatacaaaaaattagctgggcatggtggcaggtgcctgtagtctcagctactcaggaggctgaggcaggagaatggcgtgaacccgggaggcggagcttgcagtgagccgagagccgagatggcgccactgcactccagcctgggcaacagagcaagactccatctcaaaaaaaataaaaagaaaaaaaaagaaagtagatctggggctgggcacagtggctcacgcctgtaatcccaacattttgggaggctgaagtgatggatcacctgaggtcaggagttcaagactagcctggctaacatgatgaaaccctgtctctactaaaaatacaaaaattagccgggcacgatggtggacacctgtaatgccagctactcaggaggctgaggcaggagaatcgcttgaaccccggatgcaaagattgcagtgagctgagatcgcaccactgcacagcagcctgggcgataagagtgaaactccatctcaaaaaaaaaaaaaagaatgtagctCTGAAGAAATTTCTCACAATGCAGAACAAAGAGATAAAGTGatggaaaacaagaaagagaagttAAGAGTTATGAAGGATTGAGTAAAAATGTTTATATCTCAGAGGAGTGTTAGAGAGGATAAACAGAGAAAACTGGTGGTGGGCAATAGTCAAAGAGGTAGTAGTAAAGAATtatccatccagcctgggcaacatgggaaaaccccatctctacaaaaaaatacaaaaattagctggatggtggtgcatgcctattgtctcagctacttgggaggctgaggtgggaggatcacttgagcccagggaggccaaggcttcagtgagccatgatcatgccattgcactgcagcctgggcaacagaatgagaccctgcctcaacaacaaaaaagaattattcagGATCCATGAAAAATAAGACTATTCAGATTTGGAAATCACAGGGAACccaaagcagaatttttttttttttgagacagagttcccaggttcaagtgattctccagcttcagcctcctgacatagctgagactacaggtgtgcaccaccatgcccagctaatttttgtatttttagtagaaaaggggttttccatgttggccaggctgggcttgaactcctggcctcaggtgatatgcccacctcggcctcccaaagtgctgggattataggcgtgagccaccacacccagccccaagtagaatttttaaaaacacattccatgttcatgtatATCATATAGCATACATATCAGAataccaaagacaaagaaaaatataaggcaGTAAGAATGAAAAGCCAAATTACCTGTAAGAGAACCATAATTAATTTTAAGAGCAGATTTCTGATCAGCAACAATAgaagccaaaaaataaagaaaaaactgtcagtctagaattttatacccagcTAAACTATCATTCAAGAATGAGGtctaaaaaattcaaagaaaattgtTCACTAACAGACTTTCACTGAAGGAACATCTAAAGAATGTGCATTTTAGAAGGAAATTCAAcccaaagggaagaaaagaacgGCAAGAAAGAATAGTGAGCAAGTAAGTTGACAAATATGagtaaagaaaagcaaatggctttataaaacaacaatgataataGTGAGTAATTTAtgcccatctttactaaaaacacaaaaattagccaggcgtggtggtgtgcacctgtagtcccagctactcaggagactgaggcaggagaattgcttgaacctgggaggcagaggttgcagtgagccgagatcatgccactgcactccagcctgggtgacagagtgagactctgtttcaaaaaacaaaacaaaacaaacaaacaaaaccaaagtggagactgggcacagtggctcatgcctgaaatcctggcactttgggagtccaaggcaggaggattgcttgagcccaggagttcaagaccagcctaagcaacatggtgaaacccatctctacaagacataaaaatttagccaggcgtggtgacatatgcctgtattcccatttacctgggaggctgaggtcaaagGATTACTTCAGCCCAGGTGGTCCAGtgtgcagtgatctatgattgtgccaccacactccagtgtgggtgacagaatgagaccttgtttcaaacaaaaacaaaaacaaagtagaaataaaattgtgAATGACAAAAATGCAAGACAAGAAAGAGATGAATAGAGTTAAAGCTTTATCTAGGAAGTGGGTAAAGACATTGATTAAttttaggcttaaaaaaaaaaccaggcatcATCTCTTATCTGGTTTATTGCAATAGCTTCCTAACTGGGCCCCCTGCTTTTAATCAGGCCCATTTCTAATCTAGTTTCAACATAGCAGTCAGGgtgatcctttaaaaatataggaTCTTGTCATTTCTCTGTCCCAAACCCTGCATAGCTCCCTAGTCCACTatgtaaaagccaaagtccttagtGTTATGGTCCCTTCTACCATGATTCCCTTGGTGACCCAGCTTTAGCCACATTGGCTTCTTAATCAGTCTTCTCTTCAGCCACAGgtcctttgcactggctgttccctttTCCTGGATCACCTTTCCCTCAACATTTACTTGGCTTGCTCTCACCTTGTTTAAGTCTTTGCCCAGATCTTACTTTTTCAATGACACCTACCCTGACTACCCCATGTAATACCCTAACTCATCCCAActtccaactcttttttttttgagacggagtctcactctgtcacctaggctggagtgcagtggcacaatctcggctcactgcaacctccgcctcccaggttgaagcctttctcttgcctcagcctcccgagtagctgggactacaggcgcatactaccatgcccggctaagttttcatatttttagtagagacggggtttcaccgtgttagtcaggctggtcttgatctgacctcgtgatctgcccgccttagcctcccaaagtgctgggattacaggcatgagccactgcacctagcccaacCTCCagctcttttgcttttctttacacTGACCTcgtctttattttttccataccACTATCACCttctaatatataaaatgtattatttttagtttttatttttttgagatggagtttcactcttgtcacccaggctggagtgcaatggcgcgatcttggctcattgcaacctccgcctccagggttcaagtgattctcctgcttcagcttcctgagtagctgggattacaggtgcctgccaccaggcatggctttttttaatatatatatttttagtagagatggcgtttcaccatgttggccaggctggtctcaaactcctgacctcacgtaaagtgctgggatcacagatgtgagccaccacacccagcctatagtttatatatgtaatttaaatataaattaacatattacatataatttaaatataattataaatataaattaatataaaatgatcTGTTGTATAAAATTGTATTCTGACcacataaaatttatttagaaattaataattaaggctgggcgtggtggcttacacctgtaatcccagcactttgggagaccaaggcgggcagatcacctgaggtcaagagttagagaccagcctggccaacatggtgaaactccatctctactaaaaatacaaaaatcagctgggcatggtggcaggcacctgtaatcccagctactcgggaggctgaggcaggagaatcgcttgaacccaggaggcggagtttgcagtgagccaaaatcacaccattgcactccagcctgggtgacagagtgagactccgtctcaaaaaatatatgtaataataataattttaaaaaattactggttgggcatggtggctcatgcctataatcccaacactttgagaggccgaggcgggcagatcacatgaggccaggagtttgagaccagcctgtctctaataaaccccatctctactaaaaatacaaaaattaaccaggcctggtggtgcacacctgtaatcccagctactgaggtggttgaggcaggagaatcgtttgaacctaggaggcggaggctgcaatgagcatcactacactccagcctgggcaacagagtgaaaccctgtctcaaaaaaagaaaaaaaaaattgctaggccgggcatggtggctcacacctgtaatcccagccctttggaggccgaggcgggcggatcacctgaggtagggagttcgagatcagcctgaccaacgtgaagaaacctcgtctctactaaaaatacaaaaaattagctgggcatggtggtgcctgcctgtgattccagctagtcgggaggctgaggcaggagaatcgcttgaacttgggaaggcggaggtttcggtgagccaagatcgtgccattgcactccagcctgggcaacgagagcgaaactttgtctttaaaaaaaaaaattactaacaaaGTTCATAGGTATGgatctttttcttgagatggagtctcactgttgtgcccaggctggagtgcagtggagcagtcttggctcactgcaacctccacctcccaggttcaagcgattctcctgcctcagcctcccaagtagctgggattacaggtgcctgccaccacgaccagctaattttttgtatttttagtagagatggggtttcaccatactggccaggctggtctcgaactcttgacctcaggttatctgcccaccttggccttccaaagtgctgggattataggcatgagctaccgtgcctggcctcaggtaTGGATCTTTAAAAACACACTTCGGGATCCCTTCGTAGTTCATAAGCGTGATGACTGGTTTTCACGCTCACGTGTGAGATGTTCCTCAAACCTATGATGACATTGTCACGTTACCAGTCTGatgtgtgaaaaaagaaaaaaaga
Protein-coding regions in this window:
- the CNR2 gene encoding cannabinoid receptor 2 isoform X1, which encodes MEECWVTEIANGSKDGLDSNPMKDYMILSGPQKTAVAVLCTLLGLLSALENVAVLYLILSSHQLRRKPSYLFIGSLAGADFLASVVFACSFVNFHVFHGVDSKAVFLLKIGSVTMTFTASVGSLLLTAIDRYLCLRYPPSYKALLTRGRALVTLGIMWVLSALVSYLPLMGWTCCPRPCSELFPLIPNDYLLSWLLFIAFLFSGIIYTYGHVLWKAHQHVASLSGHQDRQVPGMARMRLDVRLAKTLGLVLAVLLICWFPVLALMAHSLATTLSDQVKKAFAFCSMLCLINSMVNPVIYALRSGEIRSSAHHCLAHWKKCVRGLGSEAKEEAPRSSVTETEADGKITPWPDSRDLDLSDC